Proteins from a genomic interval of Nerophis lumbriciformis linkage group LG01, RoL_Nlum_v2.1, whole genome shotgun sequence:
- the LOC133618587 gene encoding glycerol-3-phosphate dehydrogenase [NAD(+)], cytoplasmic isoform X2: MGGPQSPIMQANNRTELLGRQLLDCCVSSLQVHSLIDLSPHDGSCEESVHHRIWKLLAVPDLVEASSDADILVFVIPHQFIGRVCDTMKGKIKNDALGISLIKGVDEGPDGLKLISDVIQEKLGIAMSVLMGANIANEVADEKFCETTIGCKNKNHGALLKELMQTNNFRVTVVEEHDVVEICGALKNIVAVGAGFCDGLGFGDNTKAAVIRLGLMEMIAFARIFCTAGPVSSATFLESCGVADLITTCYGGRNRKVAEAFVKTGKSIEELEKEMLNGQKLQGPATAAEVYLILKHKDLVDKFPLFNAVYHICYKAHPVTEFISCLQNHPEHM; the protein is encoded by the exons ATGGGCGGGCCGCAGTCTCCCATCATGCAGGCCAATAACAGGACGGAGTTGCTTGGCAGGCAGCTGCTGGACTGTTGCGTAAGCTCACTGCAAGTCCACTCACTTATTGATTTGTCTCCTCACGATGGCAGCTGCGAAGAAAGTGTGCATCATCGGATCTGGAAATTG CTGGCCGTACCAGACCTGGTAGAAGCATCCAGTGATGCAGACATTCTGGTGTTTGTCATCCCACACCAGTTTATTGGCAGAGTGTGTGACACCATGAAGGGCAAAATAAAGAACGATGCGCTGGGAATTTCCCTTATCAAG GGTGTTGACGAGGGCCCTGATGGCCTCAAACTCATTTCTGATGTGATCCAAGAGAAGCTGGGCATTGCTATGAGTGTGCTGATGGGAGCCAACATTGCCAATGAAGTTGCTGATGAAAAATTTTGTGAGACCACCATTG GATGTAAGAATAAAAACCACGGGGCTCTTCTAAAAGAACTCATGCAAACCAACAACTTCCGTGTAACTGTAGTGGAAGAGCATGACGTGGTGGAAATCTGTGGCGCTTTAAAG AACATTGTTGCCGTGGGGGCAGGTTTCTGTGATGGTCTGGGTTTCGGCGACAACACAAAAGCAGCAGTGATCCGGTTAGGTTTGATGGAGATGATCGCGTTTGCTCGCATTTTCTGCACAGCCGGACCCGTGTCCTCTGCAACCTTTCTGGAAAGCTGTGGCGTGGCTGATCTCATTACAACCTGCTACGGCGGCCGCAATCGCAAAGTAGCTGAAGCCTTTGTAAAGACAGGAAAG TCCATTGAGGAATTGGAGAAAGAGATGCTGAATGGTCAGAAACTGCAAGGACCAGCGACTGCAGCTGAAGTGTATCTCATCCTCAAGCACAAAGACTTGGTTGACAA GTTTCCACTGTTCAATGCCGTGTATCACATTTGCTACAAGGCCCACCCAGTCACAGAGTTTATCAGCTGCTTGCAGAACCATCCAGAGCACatgtaa
- the LOC133618587 gene encoding glycerol-3-phosphate dehydrogenase [NAD(+)], cytoplasmic isoform X1: protein MAAAKKVCIIGSGNWGSAIAKIVGSNAAHNSKFDNKVKMWVFEEMVNGRKLTEIINSDHENVKYLPGHKLPANVLAVPDLVEASSDADILVFVIPHQFIGRVCDTMKGKIKNDALGISLIKGVDEGPDGLKLISDVIQEKLGIAMSVLMGANIANEVADEKFCETTIGCKNKNHGALLKELMQTNNFRVTVVEEHDVVEICGALKNIVAVGAGFCDGLGFGDNTKAAVIRLGLMEMIAFARIFCTAGPVSSATFLESCGVADLITTCYGGRNRKVAEAFVKTGKSIEELEKEMLNGQKLQGPATAAEVYLILKHKDLVDKFPLFNAVYHICYKAHPVTEFISCLQNHPEHM from the exons ATGGCAGCTGCGAAGAAAGTGTGCATCATCGGATCTGGAAATTG GGGCTCTGCCATTGCCAAGATAGTGGGTTCCAATGCCGCTCACAATTCCAAATTTGACAACAAAGTAAAAATGTGGGTGTTTGAGGAGATGGTGAACGGGCGCAAACTGACTGAAATAATCAACAGTGACCATGAGAATGTCAAGTACCTTCCAGGGCACAAGCTACCTGCAAATGTG CTGGCCGTACCAGACCTGGTAGAAGCATCCAGTGATGCAGACATTCTGGTGTTTGTCATCCCACACCAGTTTATTGGCAGAGTGTGTGACACCATGAAGGGCAAAATAAAGAACGATGCGCTGGGAATTTCCCTTATCAAG GGTGTTGACGAGGGCCCTGATGGCCTCAAACTCATTTCTGATGTGATCCAAGAGAAGCTGGGCATTGCTATGAGTGTGCTGATGGGAGCCAACATTGCCAATGAAGTTGCTGATGAAAAATTTTGTGAGACCACCATTG GATGTAAGAATAAAAACCACGGGGCTCTTCTAAAAGAACTCATGCAAACCAACAACTTCCGTGTAACTGTAGTGGAAGAGCATGACGTGGTGGAAATCTGTGGCGCTTTAAAG AACATTGTTGCCGTGGGGGCAGGTTTCTGTGATGGTCTGGGTTTCGGCGACAACACAAAAGCAGCAGTGATCCGGTTAGGTTTGATGGAGATGATCGCGTTTGCTCGCATTTTCTGCACAGCCGGACCCGTGTCCTCTGCAACCTTTCTGGAAAGCTGTGGCGTGGCTGATCTCATTACAACCTGCTACGGCGGCCGCAATCGCAAAGTAGCTGAAGCCTTTGTAAAGACAGGAAAG TCCATTGAGGAATTGGAGAAAGAGATGCTGAATGGTCAGAAACTGCAAGGACCAGCGACTGCAGCTGAAGTGTATCTCATCCTCAAGCACAAAGACTTGGTTGACAA GTTTCCACTGTTCAATGCCGTGTATCACATTTGCTACAAGGCCCACCCAGTCACAGAGTTTATCAGCTGCTTGCAGAACCATCCAGAGCACatgtaa